The DNA segment AAATACGTAGCCTATGCTCCTATATTTTGGGAAAATCTTCTTGCATGAGCAAAGGTCTGTTATTTGTTGTATCCCACACCCCTACACATACGCAATTATCAATCATTAATACAGTTCGTTCTGTAATTGATAAGCACCAATAATGTGTcagaagtgcgtgtgtgtttgcccttGTTTCCACCCATGCGCCACTATTACGCAAGCGAGTGCATATATCGGGCCAGCTAAATAACAATTTCAAGACTCatgagagggggaaaaaaactaaaagcaacTGCTCCAAAGTGTGTACACATTTTGAATTTTAAAAATGAATGTGATGGATGGGGGACTCTACAGAGCAATTAGGTTGTAATTGTACATCGTACGCTAGATGGCAGCCCGATCCAGACATTTCTGAGTCGGATGGTCGGGAGCGGAGAGATCCCCACCAACAAATAGTCGGAATCCCCCTTGCAATTCTCCAACAACTTCACGTGCATTTGTATTAATACCGTTATTAGGAGCTTCATTCGGCGGTGTCTGGTGACAGACCGGGCTCATATGCATCGATGAACCATTAATATTCCACATACTGTGATCTTATTCCAATATTTCCTGCCGCGTGTTCCGCATGCGATTCGTCCAAAGCAGTGTAGGGATTTATACGCAATTTTTTTCAGTGCATTCGCCTCGTGTATCAGATCGACACGTTTCTAACAATATGTAGGGTTTTGCTCGCTACGCGACAGTGTAACATTTATTTACGAGGATATACCGCAATGCGCATGGCTGCAAAAACCCATAAGTGTCTAATAAGCGCCGCGACGCGACAATAATGAATCCGTTGCGTTTCATAATAAGGATAACAGTTTAACACAAACCATTTCAAACTTTGGGCAAATCTGTGCAAGTCCCCCTTTCGCATCAGCGGCAGCGGCGCACGTTTGTTTATTTCACTTGCGTAAAGCTTTGTCCCTGATTTTTTTTTGACCCGCTTTTTCAGATATTCTATCCAGGTTTTTCCTCCTCTTTTTGGTGACAATAGACGGCCCATACTAATCAGGTTTCAAAGTAAATAGCAACGCGGGGTGAGCTCAATGTAAATGGTGCTTGTCAGAGCCCCCGAGTCGTAGGTAGGCAAGGAACGGAGGAGGACTCCAaccaatggagagaaagaggcttggcTAACCTTAGCCtcccattttctctctctccctccctctctctctctctctccctctccctccacccccgcccccccccccctcctcaatgCAGGGCTCTGGCCAGTCAGTCGCCTTTGATTATCAGTTGCCAGCAGCCTCTCTCTTGGCTCCTTGACACGAGCACCATATAAGGCGCAGCGATCTCCATAGAAACGTGTCAGTTTCAATAGTAGTGTCAAAGTTCACTATATACAGACATTCGCGCAGATCCCCGTTTCGGAAACATTGCTGCGCTGGTCCTCCCGTTTAAGCGCATTCATTTTTCGGGTCTCTCCTTCTTCTTGCATATTCTAttaggtttttttttctttttatcttttcCCCCGTTCGCTCTATTTCTATTGGAGAGGTGAAAACTACACGGACACTTCGGCACCGCGTTTTTTTGCTGGGGCGAGATGAGGTTTATTTAAGAATATAGATGTGCAATCCTCCCCTCCTGCAGCGAAGACGGGAGTAAGGAGCgaggaagaaaagagaaaggaattTATTTCTCCGCAGCACTTTGGATCGCGTTGTCTTGCAGAAAAGATTTGATGCTCGTTTCTGCGTCCATGTGAATCGCCCTGTCTCCTTTGTGGCTATTTTATACAGAACTGCAATTTGTTACGTCTGGCTCCGGTTTTTCTACAAGATTTTAGTTCCTGAATGGCTGTGTGCAATTTACCTTGGAACTGGCCTCCCGATACTTGCACATCCTGATCGGGTGCCTTTTTCTATCGCCTATTGCTATTTTGAATGTATTGATCGCTCCTATACTCGCTCTGCGCAACCTATGAGATCGCTCGCTCAAATTTGACTTTCCACTGTCGTCCTTTTTTgcgagatctctctctctttttctcatcGGCACGGTCCACATACACCAGCGAACATTTCGCTTTATAGCACTTTTCGTGGCCGAGATATGGCAATGGTAGTCAGCGTGTGGCGCGATCCGCAAGAAGATGTGGCCGGAGGACCTCCGAACGGCCCCAACCCAGCAGTTCAGCCGGCGagggagcagcagcagacggCGTCGGCGGCGCCGCACACCCCGCAGACTCCCAGTCAACCGGGACCCCCGTCCACACCGGGGGCTGCCGGCGACAAGGGGAGTCAGAATTCCGGACAAAGTCAACAGCATAtagagtgtgtggtgtgcggaGACAAATCGAGCGGCAAACACTATGGCCAGTTCACCTGCGAGGGATGCAAAAGTTTCTTCAAGAGGAGCGTTCGGAGGAACTTAACGTATACGTGTCGTGCCAATAGGAACTGTCCCATTGACCAGCACCACCGCAACCAGTGCCAATATTGCCGGCTGAAGAAGTGTTTGAAAGTGGGAATGCGGCGGGAAGGtgaatatatttttgtaaaGCCACTCATGATCACGCGTCTTAGTAGCAGGCGAACAGGGGCTGCCATGTTGCATTAAGGTCAAAGGATATGGCGAGGCAATAGGCCTGCTGCAGTCTTCATCGCgggttttatttaaataaatatgtgcCAGAGGGATAAGTAGGCTATTTTCCTCTCTGTGAGGAGACTCACAACGGAGAGACGGCTTACAAAATACACAGTGTGTAGAAAAAAATCTATTTTAATTGTCAGGGTTATTTATTATCTTTGTTAATCTTTCCAAGCACAAGCCTTAGCCACGtgaaattaattattattgagCTGGAATATTTCATAGGTTTCAAAGCACAGCTGTGCAAGAGATGggtttgttcgtgtgtgtgtgtgtgtgtgtgtgtgtgtgtgtgtgtgtgtgtgtgtgtgtgtgtgtgtgtgtgtgtgtgtgtgtgtgtgtgtgtgtgtgtgtgtgtgtgtgtgtgtgtgtgtgtgtgtgtgtgtgtgtgtgtgtgtgtgtgtgcatacatatctacgcgtgtgtgtatgtatgtgtgagtatatgtacgtgtacgtgtgtgtgcgtgtgtgtgtgtgcgtgtgcgtgtgcgtgtgcttgtgtgtgtgcgagcgagcACGTACCCGTCTGCTTGTACAAGCGTGTAGATGTACCATAGTCGTTTATATTTGTATAGTGGGACTGGTGTGTCTGTTAAAATGAACCGACAAGACTCCGTCTTTCTAGCCCCATATGCTGACTAGACAGCCCAGCCATCTTCAATGAAGTTGTGCTGGGATCGTTGTGTTCCCTGCTATCATCAGAGGCATCACAGGCCGTGGCTTAGCCCAATCCTAAAACCCTTCTTAAATAAGACAATTTCATAAATTATTGAATACAAAAATGATGTTTACAGGAATTATCGAGTGGAGCCATTGTGGAAATTAAATAAAGCactgatttatttatatttatttattgtattgatacTATCAAATATAGAGACGTGGGTTGCTCACGTGACCTTTTGTACGGGTTAAAGGGTCCAATTCTAAATTAAAACAACATTTCACAAGAAAAATAGATTTGTAATGGTTAACCGTACCGAGATAATAAAGAATAAGATAATTTTGTCCAACTACACCCAAGGACCCCTCATCTATTAAATGATATCTCTGTTGGGTCACGCGCGCTAGCAATAGCGTCTGTATTATTGATGTTAGTGTAAAGATATAactctatatctatattttaataatacaaaacaaaagcaatatCTGATCAAAGGGAGTAAAAACCCATAAAACATGACTGTATTTTGCCCCGGGATGCATATTcacaattagaaaaaaaaaaacagtctaCCTTAACACGCaggccctcacacacaaacagataacaGTGTAATTCGGatttaaacacattttgtaAGTTAGTCTTCGGGCAGAAAACAATAGCTGAAGCTTTAGCTCGCCGTAAGGCTCGTAGCTTTGCTTGtccacacataaacaaatgttTATCAGTCCTGGATGCAcatttcctctccttctctttctttttgtcaGCGGTTCAGCGAGGACGAATGCCTCCAACCCAACCGAACCCAGGCCAGTACGCCCTCACCAACGGAGACCCGCTGAACGGCCACTGCTATCTCTCCGGATACATCTCGTTACTGCTGCGGGCCGAGCCTTACCCCACGTCCCGCTATGGAAGCCAGTGCATGCAGCCCAACAATATCATGGGCATCGAGAACATCTGCGAGCTGGCGGCTCGCTTGCTCTTCAGCGCCGTGGAATGGGCGAGAAACATCCCCTTCTTCCCCGATCTGCAGATCACCGACCAGGTGTCCCTTCTCAGGCTGACGTGGAGCGAATTGTTTGTGCTTAACGCGGCTCAGTGCTCCATGCCTTTGCATGTGGCCCCTCTGCTCGCCGCGGCCGGCCTGCACGCCTCGCCGATGTCCGCGGACCGCGTCGTGGCTTTCATGGATCACATTCGGATCTTCCAGGAGCAGGTCGAGAAGCTCAAGGCCCTTCACGTGGACTCGGCAGAATACAGCTGTATCAAGGCGATAGTGCTCTTTACATCAGGTGGGTACCAAAAACCGAGAATCACACCATCAGACATACTCCCAGACATACTCCCAGACATACTATATATGGGACACAAGGGCGAGAAATCACAGAGAATAGACGGAGCGAAGAGGGATTGCAATGGGGAAGGCATTGGGGGGAACATGGCTGTCAGGTTTAGGCTACTCGTTGATTTGGCAGTGTTTTGACAACAGCTTGCTGCATATCCACTTGCATACATTTTCATGTCACTTATGCCCATAGCATGAGACATATAAACACACCCAGATTAAGGAAGCGCTTACGTTTTTTAATGCATAGGGCCATGCCAAATAATTTCAGGAGTaagttaattaaaaatatataatagtcCATGAAGCATTTCAGCAATGTGTGGCCACTTGATGGTCACAAATAAGGTTGCGTACGCCTATGTAAAATGCAGGATAGGTGACACATCGTGAAGCCCATGGCCTGATGATGATGTAGGACAGCTGATGCATTTATGAGTTGTGGTCCTCGCTccgcgcgcacaaacacatgttaatgGGAACAGGAAATAATTCCTAGATCACAGAATGTGATGAAATGGAATAATATGTCCAATGTCAGTATACGAGATGCAgcttttgtgtatatatatatatatatatatatatatatatatatatatatatatatatatatatatatatatatataaatagggatacagtaataataatttaaaaaatcaGTAATACTGTTGATGGCTTAATAATGGTGCACTGTGGAGTTACTGAAGGCTGTCAGTTAGTTGTTTGTGTAGTTTGGAAGATCTTTTGGAGTTAGTTGGTTATTGCCTGTCAGGGCAAGGCTGTATGCAGGGAGTAGGTGAAGGGGTGGGAAAagaaaaagtgcaaaaccgtggTCGTGTGAAACATGGGCTATTTCATAAAAAAGTTGTTTGATTGGTAGATAACCTTTTTGATTAGATTTGGATAATCATCcccacaaatatatttttgagaTTTAATTTGTAGGGATCCCAAATTGGGGGTGCAACCACGTTTAGGAGGAAACATAGCcccctattattttatttatttcatattattacattttattttctcacACCAACTTTAGCCAATTTATCGGGAATATATTTTAAC comes from the Gadus chalcogrammus isolate NIFS_2021 chromosome 6, NIFS_Gcha_1.0, whole genome shotgun sequence genome and includes:
- the nr2f1a gene encoding nuclear receptor subfamily 2 group F member 1-A, with product MAMVVSVWRDPQEDVAGGPPNGPNPAVQPAREQQQTASAAPHTPQTPSQPGPPSTPGAAGDKGSQNSGQSQQHIECVVCGDKSSGKHYGQFTCEGCKSFFKRSVRRNLTYTCRANRNCPIDQHHRNQCQYCRLKKCLKVGMRREAVQRGRMPPTQPNPGQYALTNGDPLNGHCYLSGYISLLLRAEPYPTSRYGSQCMQPNNIMGIENICELAARLLFSAVEWARNIPFFPDLQITDQVSLLRLTWSELFVLNAAQCSMPLHVAPLLAAAGLHASPMSADRVVAFMDHIRIFQEQVEKLKALHVDSAEYSCIKAIVLFTSDACGLSDAAHIESLQEKSQCALEEYVRSQYPNQPSRFGKLLLRLPSLRTVSSSVIEQLFFVRLVGKTPIETLIRDMLLSGSSFNWPYMSIQ